A single window of Labrus mixtus chromosome 23, fLabMix1.1, whole genome shotgun sequence DNA harbors:
- the tmem256 gene encoding transmembrane protein 256, with protein sequence MSIPTCRSFITDIERSITTSLPLVGSSTQHKNMSASVVVRRLAALSGASAVAAGAYGAHGFKNSDPDDYQRVLFETANKYHFYHSLALLGAAHSGKPAVAGALLIAGMGMFCGSLYHQALTGDPGLRKVAPMGGMAMIAGWLAIIL encoded by the exons ATGTCGATACCCACATGTCGGAGCTTTATAACAGACATTGAACGCAGCATCACCACGAGTCTTCCGCTTGTCGGCTCTTCGACACAGCACAAAAACATGAGCGCGTCTGTTGTTGTCCGGAGGTTAGCAGCTCTGTCCGGGGCTTCGGCCGTGGCAGCCGGGGCGTACGGGGCTCACG GATTCAAAAACAGCGACCCTGATGATTACCAAAGAGTG CTTTTTGAAACTGCCAACAAGTACCATTTCTACCACAGCCTGGCCCTGCTGGGTGCTGCCCACTCTGGCAAACCTGCCGTG GCTGGAGCTCTCCTGATAGCGGGCATGGGGATGTTCTGTGGCTCTCTGTACCACCAGGCCCTGACGGGGGACCCCGGTCTGAGGAAGGTGGCTCCCATGGGGGGCATGGCGATGATCGCCGGCTGGCTGGCCATCATTCTCTGA